In the Wyeomyia smithii strain HCP4-BCI-WySm-NY-G18 chromosome 2, ASM2978416v1, whole genome shotgun sequence genome, one interval contains:
- the LOC129719975 gene encoding uncharacterized protein LOC129719975: MLYSVESEEEATKLVNDVRSIYAEGGFEICGWLSNSQKVLASLGENRIGQKKLNQIEDLGTEKVLGLWWDTGSDILTFKTPKRCGQYLLPGQQVPTKREVLRTLMSVFDPIGLLANILMYLKTWLNVLREVESVAAPRCYRIATSSIVETNEIQLHVFVDASENGYATVAYFRYEDGGVIECAFVAAKTRVAPLKYVSIPRLELEAAKIGMRLAHSIGETHRIAPRRRFFWSDSRDVLCWLRSDHRRYSKFVAARVGEILENTDISEWFWISTKLNVADEGTKWQKIPDLSPSSRWFRGPDFLWQRQSAWPDQPESHGSTDNEMNLVINIHAHRVPVINFSKYSTWEKLVRIVAYGLRFYKNLR, encoded by the coding sequence ATGCTGTACAGTGTGGAGTCCGAGGAAGAAGCAACGAAACTTGTGAATGATGTTCGCTCCATCTATGCTGAAGGTGGGTTCGAAATTTGTGGATGGTTGTCGAACTCTCAGAAAGTACTGGCGTCGTTGGGCGAGAACAGAATAGGCCAGAAGAAGCTAAACCAGATCGAAGATTTGGGGACCGAAAAGGTACTAGGGTTGTGGTGGGATACAGGCAGCGACATTTTAACGTTCAAAACCCCAAAGCGGTGTGGACAATATTTGCTACCTGGTCAGCAGGTGCCTACAAAACGAGAAGTTCTTCGTACTCTGATGTCAGTTTTCGATCCCATAGGGCTGCTGGCGAATATATTGATGTATCTCAAAACGTGGCTTAATGTATTACGGGAGGTGGAATCCGTTGCTGCTCCTCGATGCTACCGAATAGCGACAAGCTCTATAGTCGAAACCAACGAGATCCAGCTGCATGTTTTTGTCGATGCCAGCGAAAACGGTTACGCAACTGTTGCCTACTTTCGATACGAAGACGGAGGTGTAATAGAATGTGCATTCGTAGCGGCTAAGACTCGAGTGGCCCCGTTGAAGTACGTGTCTATTCCCCGGTTGGAACTCGAAGCGGCAAAGATCGGTATGCGTCTAGCGCATAGTATTGGAGAAACTCACCGCATAGCGCCACGGAGACGGTTTTTCTGGTCTGATTCGCGAGACGTGTTGTGTTGGTTGCGTTCAGATCATAGAAGATACAGCAAATTTGTAGCGGCAAGAGTTGGCGAAATACTGGAAAACACTGACATATCGGAGTGGTTCTGGATTTCAACAAAACTAAACGTGGCGGACGAAGGCACGAAATGGCAGAAGATCCCGGATCTCTCACCATCAAGTCGGTGGTTCCGGGGACCGGACTTTCTGTGGCAACGGCAGAGCGCATGGCCAGATCAACCGGAGAGTCATGGATCAACTGACAACGAGATGAACCTGGTTATAAACATCCACGCCCACCGTGTTCCAGTCATAAATTTTTCCAAATACTCCACCTGGGAAAAGCTTGTACGGATTGTCGCATACGGCCTGCGATTTTACAAGAATCTTCGTTGA